From the Pectobacterium carotovorum genome, one window contains:
- a CDS encoding recombinase RecT, with amino-acid sequence MASQIVNQIFELVNPLKLEFEQVCSEPSLNFKRESEFAMQIFANNDYLAKVAIGNQVSTRSAIMNVAAIGITLNPAQKLAYLVPRKGAICLDISYMGLMHIAQQSGAIKWCQSAIVRKNDQFRREGLDKPPIHVYNDFDTAEQRGDVVGAYVVAKTDEGDYLTHTMRIEDIFAIRDRSEAWKKYKQDSSKKCPWVTDEEQMILKTVVKQSVKYWPRRERLDNAINHVNTEGEEGINFKAERQPERDVTPASMEILQTISDMLTVMDKTWDDDLLPLCSKIFRRELREAKDLTEAEAVKALGFLKNRAAA; translated from the coding sequence ATGGCATCTCAAATAGTCAACCAGATTTTTGAGTTGGTTAATCCATTAAAATTAGAGTTTGAGCAGGTATGCAGCGAACCATCACTTAATTTCAAACGTGAATCAGAGTTCGCCATGCAGATTTTTGCCAACAATGACTATCTGGCAAAGGTGGCGATCGGAAATCAGGTCAGCACCCGCAGCGCGATAATGAATGTTGCCGCCATCGGCATCACGCTTAACCCAGCACAAAAGCTGGCGTACTTAGTCCCACGGAAGGGTGCTATCTGTTTAGACATCAGTTACATGGGGCTAATGCATATTGCCCAGCAGTCAGGTGCGATCAAATGGTGCCAGTCCGCCATTGTTCGCAAGAATGACCAGTTCCGGCGCGAGGGATTGGATAAACCGCCTATCCACGTTTACAACGATTTCGACACCGCTGAACAGCGCGGTGATGTGGTTGGCGCATACGTGGTAGCCAAGACTGACGAAGGGGACTATCTGACGCACACAATGCGGATAGAGGATATTTTCGCAATCCGTGACCGGTCTGAGGCTTGGAAGAAATACAAGCAGGACAGCAGCAAGAAATGCCCATGGGTTACAGACGAAGAGCAGATGATCCTCAAGACAGTAGTCAAGCAGTCAGTCAAGTATTGGCCCCGAAGAGAGCGACTTGATAACGCCATAAACCACGTCAATACGGAAGGCGAAGAGGGTATCAACTTCAAAGCAGAACGCCAGCCAGAGCGCGACGTGACCCCCGCCAGTATGGAGATACTGCAAACCATCAGCGACATGCTCACAGTCATGGATAAAACGTGGGACGACGACCTGTTGCCGCTGTGCTCAAAAATATTCCGGCGTGAACTGCGTGAGGCGAAGGATTTAACGGAGGCTGAGGCGGTTAAGGCTCTTGGATTCCTGAAAAACAGGGCGGCAGCATGA
- a CDS encoding lambda exonuclease family protein, which translates to MTPEIIMERTGIDVLQVKQGSYEWQRLRLGVITASDVHNVISKPRSGKKWTDMKMSYFLTLLAEVCTGVAPEVNAKALAWGKEHEDDARTVFEFTADVTVASTPIIYRDDAMRVACSPDGLCSNGFGLELKCPFTSRDFMRFRLGGLDAVKSMYMAQVQFSMWVTGKDAWFFANYDPRMKREGIHHIVIEKDDDYMNDFDEMVPEFIEKMDSSLAEIGFIFGEQWK; encoded by the coding sequence ATGACACCAGAAATCATCATGGAGCGCACAGGGATAGATGTGCTTCAGGTTAAGCAGGGAAGCTATGAATGGCAGCGGCTGCGCCTTGGCGTGATAACCGCCTCAGACGTGCATAACGTCATTTCAAAGCCACGCAGCGGGAAGAAATGGACGGACATGAAAATGTCCTATTTCCTGACGCTACTAGCAGAGGTTTGCACTGGCGTAGCGCCAGAGGTTAATGCTAAGGCGCTGGCTTGGGGGAAAGAGCACGAGGACGACGCCAGAACGGTTTTTGAGTTCACAGCAGACGTTACCGTAGCATCGACACCAATCATCTATCGAGATGATGCTATGCGCGTTGCGTGCTCTCCTGATGGGTTGTGCAGCAATGGATTTGGACTTGAACTTAAATGCCCTTTCACGTCTCGCGACTTCATGCGGTTCAGACTTGGCGGACTGGATGCAGTCAAGTCTATGTATATGGCTCAGGTTCAATTCAGTATGTGGGTCACGGGAAAGGATGCATGGTTTTTCGCTAATTACGACCCGCGCATGAAGCGTGAAGGGATCCACCACATCGTTATTGAGAAAGACGATGATTACATGAATGACTTTGATGAAATGGTGCCGGAATTTATCGAAAAGATGGATTCATCACTTGCTGAAATTGGATTTATTTTCGGGGAGCAATGGAAATGA
- a CDS encoding ANR family transcriptional regulator translates to MNTAYLTAANHAAAYERERNFTQAKMMWLAALRHANTKDKPWCELRAEFCEKWNDKLEAING, encoded by the coding sequence ATGAACACAGCATATCTAACAGCGGCTAACCATGCCGCTGCATACGAACGCGAACGTAATTTCACTCAGGCCAAAATGATGTGGCTTGCAGCATTGCGTCACGCTAATACGAAAGATAAACCGTGGTGCGAATTACGCGCTGAGTTTTGTGAAAAGTGGAATGACAAGCTGGAGGCAATCAATGGCTGA